In one Pseudomonas fitomaticsae genomic region, the following are encoded:
- the cobG gene encoding precorrin-3B synthase: MRSGKAGIMATFRPPQCCLSAGHPLNERPLSTAIRPSACPGLLRIVQALDGGICRIKLDGGSITADQADAVANAAERFAGGAIEATNRGNLQIRGIGEQSAALIDSLLAAGLGPRTAAGDDVRNLMLSPAAGIDSQMRSDTRPLAGQILETLQSHPRFHELSAKFAVQLDGGEALAMLEHPHDLWLSAFEDRGDTLLAFGLAGCPTDRPLAYVALADGHALVVAVLELFLDLAQPEQTRMRHLLDECPVPVFLEKLGQRINLKAAADWQRVAGSEGLHLGIHPQRSAGQVYVGAAPALGRLDPDMLRGAAQLARTFGDGSLRFTPWQSFLLPNVRETDAVQVLDELGKLNLLTHIEDPLAHLIACTGANGCGKGLADTKHDARVLAALLPHAMDVHLSGCPRSCAAAHRAAVTLLAVGPGHYDLYFRDAALPGFGALYAHNLTIEAAATLLAARSRSPLDA; the protein is encoded by the coding sequence ATGCGGTCAGGCAAAGCAGGCATAATGGCGACCTTTCGCCCACCACAGTGCTGTCTGTCAGCCGGTCATCCCTTGAACGAACGTCCTCTATCCACTGCCATACGCCCCTCGGCCTGTCCGGGGTTGCTGCGTATCGTCCAGGCGCTGGATGGCGGGATCTGCCGGATCAAGCTCGATGGCGGCTCGATCACGGCCGATCAGGCCGATGCTGTGGCCAACGCCGCCGAACGGTTTGCCGGCGGGGCGATCGAGGCCACCAACCGGGGCAATCTGCAGATTCGCGGGATCGGCGAGCAGTCCGCCGCGCTGATTGACAGCCTGCTGGCCGCCGGTCTCGGGCCGCGAACCGCAGCGGGCGACGATGTGCGCAACCTGATGCTCAGCCCCGCCGCCGGCATCGACTCGCAGATGCGCTCCGATACCCGTCCATTGGCCGGGCAGATCCTCGAGACCTTGCAAAGCCATCCGCGCTTCCATGAGCTGAGCGCCAAGTTCGCCGTGCAACTGGATGGCGGTGAAGCGCTGGCGATGCTCGAACATCCCCATGACCTGTGGTTGTCGGCATTCGAAGATCGCGGCGACACGCTGCTGGCGTTCGGCCTGGCGGGTTGCCCGACGGACCGACCGCTGGCCTACGTGGCGCTTGCGGATGGACATGCGCTGGTGGTCGCGGTGCTGGAGTTGTTCCTCGATCTGGCCCAGCCCGAGCAGACGCGGATGCGCCATCTGCTGGATGAATGCCCGGTGCCGGTGTTCCTGGAAAAACTCGGTCAGCGGATCAACCTGAAAGCCGCTGCTGATTGGCAGCGCGTAGCCGGATCAGAAGGTTTGCACCTCGGCATCCACCCTCAGCGATCGGCTGGTCAGGTCTATGTCGGTGCCGCACCTGCGCTCGGTCGCCTCGATCCGGACATGCTGCGTGGCGCCGCACAACTGGCCAGAACCTTCGGCGACGGCAGCCTGCGTTTCACCCCTTGGCAGAGTTTTTTGCTGCCCAATGTGCGAGAAACCGATGCGGTTCAAGTGCTTGACGAATTGGGCAAGCTGAACCTGCTGACCCATATCGAAGATCCTTTGGCGCACCTGATCGCCTGCACCGGCGCCAACGGCTGCGGCAAAGGCCTGGCCGACACTAAACACGATGCCCGCGTTCTGGCTGCGCTGTTGCCACACGCCATGGATGTGCACCTGTCCGGCTGCCCGCGTTCCTGCGCCGCCGCACATCGGGCTGCGGTGACTTTGCTGGCGGTCGGCCCCGGTCACTACGATCTCTATTTTCGCGATGCAGCACTGCCGGGTTTCGGCGCGCTGTACGCTCACAACCTTACTATCGAAGCGGCCGCGACCCTGCTCGCCGCCCGCTCACGGAGCCCCCTTGATGCTTGA
- a CDS encoding precorrin-8X methylmutase, with product MLDYIRDGQEIYRNSFAIIRSEANLARIPADLEKLAVRVIHACGMVDAIDGLRFSEGAGKAGRDALAAGAPILCDARMVSEGVTRARLPANNQVICTLRDDSVPELARELGNTRSAAALELWRPHLEGSVVVIGNAPTALFYLLEMLDAGAPKPALILGFPVGFVGAAESKAELAANSRGVPFVIMQGRLGGSAMAAAAVNALATEIE from the coding sequence ATGCTTGATTACATCCGCGACGGTCAGGAGATCTATCGCAACTCCTTCGCGATCATTCGCAGCGAGGCCAACCTGGCTCGCATCCCGGCCGACCTGGAAAAACTCGCCGTGCGGGTGATCCACGCCTGCGGCATGGTCGACGCCATCGACGGACTGCGATTCTCCGAAGGCGCCGGCAAGGCCGGTCGTGATGCGCTGGCCGCCGGCGCGCCGATCCTGTGCGATGCGCGGATGGTTTCCGAAGGCGTCACCCGTGCGCGCCTGCCGGCCAACAATCAAGTGATCTGTACCCTGCGCGACGACAGCGTGCCGGAGTTGGCGCGCGAGCTGGGCAATACTCGCTCGGCGGCGGCGCTGGAGCTGTGGCGTCCGCATCTGGAAGGCAGCGTGGTGGTGATCGGCAACGCGCCGACCGCGCTGTTCTATCTGCTGGAAATGCTCGACGCCGGTGCCCCGAAACCGGCGCTGATCCTCGGTTTCCCGGTGGGCTTCGTCGGCGCTGCCGAATCCAAGGCCGAACTGGCCGCCAATAGCCGTGGCGTGCCGTTCGTGATCATGCAGGGCCGCCTCGGCGGCAGCGCCATGGCCGCCGCTGCGGTCAATGCCCTCGCCACGGAGATCGAATGA
- a CDS encoding precorrin-2 C(20)-methyltransferase, whose protein sequence is MMQAQGRLIGLGVGPGDPELITVKALRLLRESPVVAYFVAKGKKGNAFGIIEAHLQDAQNLLPLVYPVTTEVLPAPLSYEQVISDFYDDAAEEVAAHLDAGRDVAVICEGDPFFYGSYMYLHDRLASRYEAEVVPGVCSMLGGASVLGAPLVYRNQSLSVLSGVLPHDELKRRLADADAAVIMKLGRNFPKVRDVLAELGLAERALYVERATMANQKIVPLDEVEPMSSPYFSLIIVPGERWQG, encoded by the coding sequence ATGATGCAGGCTCAAGGACGTTTGATTGGCCTGGGCGTCGGCCCCGGTGATCCGGAACTGATTACCGTCAAGGCCCTGCGCCTGCTGCGCGAATCGCCGGTGGTGGCGTACTTCGTGGCCAAGGGCAAGAAGGGCAATGCGTTCGGCATCATCGAAGCACACCTGCAGGACGCGCAGAATCTGCTGCCGCTGGTGTACCCGGTGACCACCGAAGTGCTGCCGGCGCCGCTGTCCTACGAACAAGTGATCAGCGACTTCTACGATGACGCGGCAGAGGAAGTGGCCGCGCATCTGGATGCCGGCCGCGACGTGGCGGTCATCTGCGAAGGTGACCCGTTCTTCTACGGCTCCTACATGTACCTGCACGATCGCCTCGCCAGCCGTTACGAAGCCGAAGTGGTGCCGGGCGTCTGCTCGATGCTCGGCGGCGCGTCGGTACTGGGCGCGCCGCTGGTGTATCGCAATCAGAGCCTGTCGGTGCTGTCCGGTGTCCTGCCTCATGACGAACTCAAGCGTCGTCTGGCCGATGCCGATGCGGCGGTGATCATGAAGCTGGGGCGCAACTTCCCGAAAGTGCGCGACGTGTTGGCAGAGCTGGGGCTGGCCGAGCGTGCGCTGTACGTCGAGCGCGCGACCATGGCCAATCAGAAGATCGTGCCGCTGGATGAGGTCGAGCCGATGTCCTCGCCGTACTTCTCGCTGATCATTGTTCCCGGCGAACGGTGGCAAGGCTGA
- the cobJ gene encoding precorrin-3B C(17)-methyltransferase encodes MTHSTPAIVILGQGALATARRLQQVYPAAKIHGLNGRVEGADLTYSDFGATVRELYQQDTPIIALCAAGIVIRTLAPLLLEKGVEPPVLAVAEDGSAVVPLLGGLGGVNVMAREIAAALEVAAAITTSGELRFGTCLLNPPGGYALGDLEQGKRFVSDLLAGHSVRIDGAAPWLEQAQLPEDSQAQRSIHVGSDARAASASELLIYPRSVAVAVGADVADLPGAIRDALQQAGVAIQSLACLVAADVQMASPALREAALELAVPLRFVAPANDIGELARDAVSGTRIITTSRDIAIAVAEQPLDILQIGRPRGRLAVIGLGPGAAELMVPAVKAELARATDVLGYETYVRMAGPFRDDQVQHCTDNREEMQRARHAFRLAAQGRSVIVVSSGDPGVFAMAAAVLEALHESVDPAWHSVDLEILPGVSASLATAAQAGAPLGHDFCVMSLSDNLKPWSIIEKRLDLAAEADLVLAFYNPISRARPWQLGRALEIVAQHRTSQTPVVLGRDIGRPGQTLRVTTLGELTPDQVDMRTMVLIGSSTTCAFPRAEGGEWVYTPRWYGEKPNG; translated from the coding sequence ATGACTCATTCCACACCGGCCATCGTCATCCTCGGCCAGGGCGCGTTGGCCACGGCCCGTCGCCTTCAACAGGTTTATCCGGCCGCAAAGATTCACGGGCTCAATGGACGTGTCGAAGGCGCCGACCTGACCTACAGCGACTTCGGCGCGACCGTGCGCGAGTTGTATCAACAGGACACGCCGATCATTGCCTTGTGCGCGGCCGGCATTGTCATCCGCACCCTGGCGCCGCTGTTGCTGGAGAAAGGCGTCGAGCCCCCGGTGCTCGCCGTGGCTGAGGACGGCAGCGCCGTGGTGCCGCTGCTCGGTGGCCTGGGCGGGGTGAATGTCATGGCCCGCGAAATCGCCGCTGCACTTGAAGTGGCAGCAGCAATCACCACCAGCGGCGAGTTGCGTTTCGGCACCTGCCTGCTCAACCCGCCCGGCGGTTATGCCCTTGGCGATCTGGAGCAGGGCAAGCGTTTTGTCTCCGACTTGCTCGCCGGCCACAGCGTGCGCATCGACGGCGCTGCGCCGTGGCTTGAGCAAGCGCAACTGCCAGAAGATTCACAGGCACAGCGCTCGATTCATGTGGGCAGCGATGCCCGCGCGGCGAGCGCCAGTGAGTTGCTGATTTATCCGCGCAGCGTGGCGGTGGCGGTCGGTGCTGATGTGGCTGACCTGCCGGGCGCGATTCGCGATGCGTTGCAGCAGGCCGGTGTGGCGATTCAATCGCTGGCCTGTCTGGTGGCGGCGGACGTTCAAATGGCCAGCCCGGCATTGCGTGAAGCAGCGCTTGAACTGGCAGTGCCGCTGCGCTTTGTGGCGCCGGCGAATGACATCGGTGAGCTGGCTCGCGATGCAGTCTCCGGAACTCGAATCATCACAACATCCCGGGACATTGCCATCGCCGTGGCCGAACAGCCGCTGGATATTTTGCAGATCGGTCGCCCGCGCGGTCGTCTGGCCGTCATCGGCCTCGGCCCAGGTGCTGCGGAACTGATGGTGCCGGCGGTGAAAGCCGAGCTGGCACGCGCCACTGACGTGCTGGGTTACGAAACCTACGTGCGCATGGCCGGCCCGTTCCGCGACGATCAGGTGCAGCATTGCACCGACAACCGCGAAGAAATGCAGCGTGCCCGTCACGCCTTCAGACTGGCCGCTCAGGGCCGTTCGGTGATTGTGGTTTCGTCCGGCGATCCGGGCGTGTTCGCCATGGCGGCGGCAGTGCTCGAAGCGCTGCACGAGTCGGTGGATCCGGCGTGGCACAGCGTCGATCTGGAAATTCTGCCGGGCGTGTCCGCCTCGCTCGCCACCGCCGCTCAGGCCGGTGCACCGTTGGGTCACGACTTCTGCGTGATGTCGCTGTCGGACAACCTCAAGCCGTGGTCGATCATTGAAAAACGGCTGGATCTGGCCGCCGAAGCGGATCTGGTGCTGGCGTTCTACAACCCGATCTCCCGCGCGCGTCCGTGGCAACTGGGGCGAGCGCTGGAAATCGTCGCGCAGCACCGCACATCGCAAACGCCGGTGGTGCTGGGGCGTGATATCGGCCGGCCGGGTCAGACGCTGCGGGTGACGACGTTGGGTGAGCTGACACCGGATCAGGTCGACATGCGCACGATGGTGCTGATCGGTTCGTCCACCACCTGTGCTTTCCCTCGCGCCGAAGGCGGAGAGTGGGTGTATACGCCGCGCTGGTACGGGGAAAAACCAAACGGTTGA
- a CDS encoding MarC family protein — MLHVLFSVYLKMLVLYSPFFVLSCFISLTRGYSRKEQRRLAWKVAIATLVSSVLLYLFGRVIFDVFGITVDAFRIGAGSVLFISALGMAQGKSAVQTDNVQQDVTIVPLTIPLTVGPGTIGALLVMGVSQPHWDDKLFAIMSIALASFTVGVVLYLSNRIERILGDQGLQIVSRLMGLFVCALAAQIIFTGVKGYLVP, encoded by the coding sequence ATGCTCCACGTGTTATTCAGCGTTTACCTGAAGATGCTGGTGCTCTACAGCCCGTTCTTCGTGTTGTCCTGCTTCATCAGCCTGACCCGCGGTTATTCGCGCAAGGAACAACGGCGTCTGGCCTGGAAAGTGGCGATCGCCACCCTGGTCTCGAGCGTGCTGCTGTATCTGTTCGGGCGGGTGATTTTCGATGTGTTCGGCATCACGGTGGATGCGTTCCGTATCGGTGCCGGCAGCGTGCTGTTCATCTCGGCACTGGGCATGGCGCAGGGCAAGTCGGCGGTGCAGACCGACAACGTGCAGCAGGACGTGACGATTGTCCCGTTGACCATTCCGCTGACCGTCGGCCCCGGCACCATCGGCGCGCTATTGGTTATGGGTGTCAGCCAGCCACACTGGGACGACAAGCTGTTCGCGATCATGAGCATCGCCCTCGCCAGCTTTACGGTGGGCGTGGTGCTGTATCTGTCGAACCGCATCGAACGCATTCTCGGCGATCAGGGTTTGCAGATCGTCAGCCGCCTGATGGGGTTGTTCGTGTGTGCACTGGCGGCGCAGATCATCTTTACCGGGGTGAAAGGATACCTGGTGCCCTGA
- a CDS encoding hybrid sensor histidine kinase/response regulator, translating to MRWLRIAIGFTVTLLTMLCMLPAQAAQGSGWSVLLDDQGNLQLSDIRSARYTNQFSPIELDRLTAAEPDGALWLRFRLAPGKHEQVLRIFAPDLSHLNLYVLDGDRLIEQRDTGTTQPQVERPLPSSDFMLPLPQSDKPLDVYLRLVSDHQLRPYITLQSAVMAAANHNQTLIYGLLFGCLAMLILHNLIRYAYTRSRSSLWLAVCEGLLSLSLLLLLNLAGPWLPNWHAIQTPGAYLALLLTAPAGLMFAYRFFAPLGPHPLNKLLIGDILFIVICSLLLLFVNTLPLNIITYALVALAGLSMLLVAFYHWQKGYRPARLFVAAMVVFNIGTLIILPALLGLTLVAPQGLIMTLMGFICISGLLMSIALGERQRSITESRFSISRDLAASNAEINAKAEFLAKISHEIRTPMNGVLGMTELLLGTPLSVKQRDYVQTIHSAGNELLTLINEILDISRLESGQIELDDVQFDLNALIDDCLSIYRAKAEQQNVELISFIQPQVPRVISGDPTRLRQTLLSLLENALKKTEEGEVLVVVALDERSAGPRLRIAVQDSGQPMDQEERDALMHAELHSKHFLSANRLGGNLGLVIARQLIRLMQGEFGIKSGASQGSTLWLTLPLDPDRLEHPTSDLDSPLQGARVLVVDDNDTCRKVLVQQCSAWGLNVSAVPSGKEALALLRTKAHLRDYFDVVLLDQNMPGMTGMQLAAKIKEDPSLNHDILLIMLTGISNAPSKIIARNSGIKRILAKPVAGYTLKTTLADELNQRNRGQVVFQPQPASPAAPVKVPSDFRILVAEDNTISTKVIRGMLGKLNLQPDTASNGEEALQAMKAQRYDLVLMDCEMPILDGFSATQQLRAWEVGNQRIRTPVVALTAHILAEHKERARQAGMDGHMAKPVELSQLRELIEHWVAQRDQQNRATTQPS from the coding sequence GTGCGCTGGCTCAGGATTGCCATAGGCTTCACCGTCACGCTGTTGACCATGCTCTGCATGCTCCCGGCCCAGGCCGCGCAAGGCAGTGGCTGGTCGGTATTGCTTGACGATCAGGGCAACCTCCAGCTGAGCGACATCCGCTCCGCCCGCTACACCAATCAATTCAGCCCTATCGAGCTTGACCGCCTGACCGCGGCCGAACCCGATGGTGCCTTGTGGCTGCGCTTCAGGCTGGCGCCCGGCAAGCACGAACAAGTGCTGCGGATCTTCGCCCCCGACCTTTCGCACCTCAATCTGTATGTCCTCGACGGCGATCGCCTGATCGAACAACGCGACACCGGCACCACCCAGCCCCAGGTGGAACGACCGCTGCCGAGCAGCGACTTCATGCTGCCGTTGCCGCAGAGCGACAAGCCCCTCGACGTTTACCTGCGACTGGTCTCCGATCATCAGTTGCGCCCGTACATCACCCTGCAATCGGCGGTGATGGCTGCGGCCAATCACAACCAGACGCTGATCTACGGCCTGCTGTTCGGCTGTCTGGCGATGCTGATCCTGCACAACCTGATCCGCTACGCCTACACCCGTTCGCGCAGCAGCCTGTGGCTCGCGGTGTGTGAAGGCCTGTTGAGCCTGAGCCTGTTGCTGTTGCTCAACCTCGCCGGTCCGTGGCTGCCGAACTGGCACGCGATCCAGACCCCCGGCGCCTATCTGGCCCTGCTGCTGACCGCCCCGGCGGGCCTGATGTTCGCCTACCGTTTCTTCGCCCCGCTCGGCCCGCATCCGCTGAACAAGCTGCTGATCGGCGACATTCTGTTCATCGTGATCTGCAGCCTGCTGCTGTTGTTCGTCAACACCCTGCCGCTGAACATCATCACCTACGCGCTGGTGGCCCTGGCCGGGCTGAGCATGTTGCTGGTGGCGTTCTATCACTGGCAGAAAGGCTACCGCCCTGCCCGCTTGTTCGTCGCCGCGATGGTGGTGTTCAACATCGGCACGCTGATCATCCTCCCGGCCTTGCTGGGGCTGACCCTGGTGGCGCCGCAAGGCCTGATCATGACCTTGATGGGTTTCATCTGCATCAGTGGCCTGCTGATGAGCATCGCCCTCGGCGAGCGTCAGCGCAGCATCACCGAAAGCCGTTTCAGCATCAGCCGCGACCTTGCGGCGAGCAACGCCGAGATCAATGCCAAGGCCGAGTTCCTGGCCAAGATCAGCCACGAGATCCGCACGCCGATGAACGGCGTGCTGGGCATGACCGAACTGCTGCTCGGCACGCCGCTGTCGGTCAAGCAGCGCGATTACGTGCAGACCATCCACAGCGCCGGCAACGAACTGCTGACCCTGATCAACGAGATCCTCGACATCTCGCGGCTCGAGTCCGGACAGATCGAACTGGACGACGTGCAGTTCGACCTCAATGCGCTGATCGACGATTGCCTGAGCATCTACCGCGCCAAGGCCGAACAGCAGAACGTCGAGCTGATCAGCTTCATCCAGCCGCAAGTGCCACGGGTCATCAGCGGCGACCCGACGCGCCTGCGCCAGACGTTGCTGAGCCTGCTGGAAAACGCCCTGAAAAAAACCGAAGAAGGCGAAGTGCTGGTAGTCGTCGCACTCGACGAACGCAGCGCCGGGCCACGCCTGCGCATTGCCGTGCAGGACAGCGGCCAGCCGATGGATCAGGAAGAGCGCGATGCGCTGATGCACGCCGAGTTGCACAGCAAGCACTTCCTGTCGGCCAACCGTCTGGGCGGCAACCTCGGGCTGGTGATCGCCCGCCAATTGATCCGTTTGATGCAGGGCGAGTTCGGCATCAAGAGCGGCGCCAGCCAGGGCAGCACGCTGTGGCTGACTCTGCCGCTGGACCCTGATCGCCTGGAGCACCCGACCTCGGACCTCGACAGCCCGCTGCAAGGCGCACGCGTGCTGGTGGTCGACGACAACGACACCTGCCGCAAGGTGCTGGTGCAGCAATGCAGCGCCTGGGGCCTGAACGTCAGCGCCGTGCCGTCGGGCAAGGAAGCGCTGGCCCTGCTGCGCACCAAGGCGCATTTGCGTGATTACTTCGACGTGGTTCTGCTGGACCAGAACATGCCCGGCATGACCGGCATGCAACTGGCCGCCAAGATCAAGGAAGACCCAAGCCTGAACCACGACATTCTGCTGATCATGCTCACCGGCATCAGCAATGCGCCGAGCAAGATCATCGCGCGCAACTCGGGGATCAAGCGCATCCTGGCCAAACCGGTGGCCGGCTACACCCTCAAGACCACGCTCGCCGATGAACTGAACCAGCGCAACCGTGGCCAGGTGGTGTTTCAGCCACAGCCAGCCAGTCCCGCAGCGCCGGTCAAGGTGCCGAGCGATTTCCGCATTCTGGTGGCCGAAGACAACACGATTTCCACCAAGGTGATCCGGGGCATGCTCGGCAAACTCAACCTGCAGCCAGACACCGCCAGCAACGGCGAAGAAGCCTTGCAGGCGATGAAAGCCCAGCGCTACGACCTGGTGCTGATGGACTGCGAAATGCCGATCCTCGACGGCTTCTCCGCCACCCAGCAACTGCGGGCGTGGGAAGTCGGCAATCAGCGCATCCGCACGCCGGTCGTGGCGCTGACCGCACACATCCTCGCCGAGCACAAGGAACGCGCGCGTCAGGCCGGGATGGACGGGCACATGGCCAAACCGGTGGAGCTGTCGCAACTGCGTGAGCTGATCGAGCACTGGGTGGCCCAGCGTGATCAGCAGAACCGAGCGACGACGCAACCGTCGTGA